One Prolixibacteraceae bacterium DNA segment encodes these proteins:
- a CDS encoding TetR/AcrR family transcriptional regulator: MSKRVDKKEALLEATLTLVNNHGFHAAPMSKIAKLAQVSPATIYIYFKNKQDMMNAIYLKVKREMADAAFCGYSTDLSVKKGFELVWSNVFEYKMSHPRETKLLEQCETSPIVEADVLKEGIGYLDPLSKLMQRGKEQHIIKDVCDYELYAYVFYPLTFIVLNSEREEIVGERSKSETLFAMAWDCIRA, from the coding sequence ATGTCAAAACGAGTTGATAAAAAAGAGGCACTGTTAGAAGCAACCCTAACATTAGTGAACAATCATGGATTTCATGCTGCACCGATGTCAAAGATTGCGAAGTTAGCACAGGTGTCGCCTGCAACGATTTATATCTATTTCAAAAATAAGCAGGATATGATGAATGCTATCTATCTGAAGGTTAAAAGAGAGATGGCTGATGCTGCTTTTTGTGGTTACTCCACTGATCTATCTGTAAAGAAGGGTTTTGAACTTGTTTGGAGTAATGTGTTTGAGTACAAAATGAGTCATCCAAGAGAGACTAAGTTGTTAGAACAATGCGAGACTTCTCCTATAGTGGAAGCAGATGTATTAAAAGAAGGAATTGGTTATTTAGATCCTCTATCTAAATTAATGCAAAGAGGAAAAGAGCAACATATTATCAAGGATGTTTGTGATTATGAACTGTATGCATATGTATTTTATCCTTTGACTTTTATTGTATTAAACTCTGAAAGGGAGGAGATTGTGGGGGAGAGGTCAAAAAGTGAGACGCTATTTGCAATGGCTTGGGATTGCATTCGTGCTTAG